One stretch of Oncorhynchus keta strain PuntledgeMale-10-30-2019 chromosome 16, Oket_V2, whole genome shotgun sequence DNA includes these proteins:
- the LOC118395523 gene encoding butyrophilin subfamily 1 member A1-like isoform X24, producing the protein MFTTFGNRGTMHLGLCLRVLILVALTVPIRAAQPAQETFTLTVPNGPTSTLSGSSVSLLCQVSPLFNVEPLEVRWYHSSNIHSPALLYKDHKIQETPVVPRYRGRVSLTGGMERGNVSLTLERVTLEDRGEYVCQVSSEQWYEKASVFLTVNVTGREPVLSVAEARGGGGGQVNVTCSSEGWSPQPKLTWRNKDGAEIRNEQEVLNTSDPQGLVSVSSWLLYACSYSDWLACTVSLSEEAKREGRILPHIYTAPTAVPGVYKEALIVTLILSLVIICALCSVILCKRRGSMWSSSQKSRNRSDQAELGQRPADQTELGKGPAETEHLIKGAENTVQTPTEQRAAGEEFNLEAAENTVQTPTEQRAAGNDVHLKGAENTVQTPTEQRAAGHYVHLEGAENTVQTPTEQRAAGKDVHLKGSENTVQTPTEQRAAGKDVHLEGAENTVQTPTEQRAAGEELNLNDWHHVKIFKVNILLDEKNAHPAIRINKGKRAHYVKEKDTEKPSRTHLHVFSEERFSSGQHYWEVKVKDGTTEKLSWYVGVARENVDKRPAVPLTPQNGFWILSYDKEQGFHVNTDPQPPITVAKLTIVGVFLDCDRHTLSFYNVDTKSLLYTFTDVKTSNYFPLLSPGRCDKIPIKIN; encoded by the exons ATGTTTACGACCTTTGGAAATCGAGGCACCATGCACTTAG GGTTGTGTCTGAGGGTGCTGATACTGGTTGCTCTCACAGTTCCCATCAGAGCAGCTCAACCTG CCCAGGAGACATTCACCTTAACTGTCCCTAATGGTCCAACCTCGACCCTGTCTGGCTCCTCGGTCTCTCTACTCTGTCAAGTTTCACCTCTCTTCAATGTGGAGCCATTGGAGGTGCGCTGGTATCATTCCAGTAACATTCACAGTCCTGCCTTGTTGTACAAAGATCACAAGATCCAGGAGACCCCTGTTGTCCCCCGGTACAGGGGCCGGGTGTCTCTAActggggggatggagagagggaacgtTTCCCTGACACTGGAGAGGGTCACACTGGAAGACAGGGGGGAGTATGTGTGTCAAGTCAGCAGTGAACAGTGGTATGAAAAGGCCAGTGTCTTCCTCACAGTGAATG TAACAGGTAGAGAACCAGTTCTCTCTGTAGCTGaagcaagaggaggaggaggaggtcaggtGAACGTTACCTGTTCATCAGAGGGATGGTCACCACAACCTAAACTCACCTGGAGAAACAAAGATGGAGCAGAGATCAGAAATGAACAAGAAGTGCTCAACACTTCTG ATCCCCAGGGCTTGGTGAGTGTCAGTAGTTGGCTGCTGTATGCTTGCTCATACTCCGATTGGCTCGCCtgtacagtctctctgtctgaggaGGCGAAGAGAGAGGGCAGAATTCTGCCACATATATACACAGCTCCTACAGCTGTACCTG GAGTCTACAAAGAGGCCTTAATTGTGACTCTGATCCTGTCTCTGGTCATcatctgtgctctgtgctctgtcaTCCTGTGCAAACGAAGAG GGTCCATGTGGTCTTCATCCCAAAAGTCCAGAAACCGTTCCG ATCAAGCTGAGCTGGGACAGAGGCCGGCAG ATCAAACTGAGCTAGGAAAGGGGCCGGCAG AGACAGAACACCTAATTAAAG GGGCAGAAAACACAGTGCAGACACCTACTGAACAGAGAGCAGCTGGTGAAGAATTCAATCTGGAAG CGGCAGAAAACACAGTGCAGACACCTACTGAACAGAGAGCAGCTGGAAATGATGTTCATCTGAAAG GGGCAGAAAACACAGTGCAGACACCTACTGAACAGAGAGCAGCTGGACATTATGTTCATCTGGAAG GGGCAGAAAACACAGTGCAGACACCTACTGAACAGAGAGCAGCTGGAAAAGATGTTCATCTGAAAG GGTCAGAAAACACAGTGCAGACACCTACTGAACAGAGAGCAGCTGGAAAAGATGTTCATCTGGAAG GGGCAGAAAACACAGTGCAGACACCTACTGAACAGAGAGCAGCTGGTGAAGAACTTAATCTGAACG ATTGGCACCACGTGAAAATATTCAAAG TGAACATCCTTCTGGATGAAAAGAATGCGCACCCTGCTATTAGAATCAATAAAGGAAAGCGGGCTCATTACGTTAAAGAAAAAGATACAGAGAAACCCTCTAGAACGCATCTCCATGTGTTTTCTGAAGAGAGATTCAGTTCAGGACAACACTactgggaagtgaaggtaaaggaCGGAACAACAGAAAAACTGTCATGGTATGTTGGTGTGGCCAGAGAAAATGTTGACAAAAGACCTGCTGTTCCTTTAACTCCACAGAATGGATTTTGGATTCTTTCTTATGATAAAGAACAAGGTTTCCATGTCAATACCGACCCTCAACCACCAATAACTGTGGCAAAGCTCACTATTGTGGGAGTGTTTCTAGACTGTGACAGACACACTCTGTCTTTTTATAATGTTGATACAAAGTCACTTCTTTACACTTTTACTGATGTGAAGACATCCAACTACTTTCCTCTGCTCAGCCCGGGACGATGTGACAAAATCCCAATTAAAATAAATTGA
- the LOC118395523 gene encoding butyrophilin subfamily 1 member A1-like isoform X34 yields MFTTFGNRGTMHLGLCLRVLILVALTVPIRAAQPAQETFTLTVPNGPTSTLSGSSVSLLCQVSPLFNVEPLEVRWYHSSNIHSPALLYKDHKIQETPVVPRYRGRVSLTGGMERGNVSLTLERVTLEDRGEYVCQVSSEQWYEKASVFLTVNVTGREPVLSVAEARGGGGGQVNVTCSSEGWSPQPKLTWRNKDGAEIRNEQEVLNTSDPQGLVSVSSWLLYACSYSDWLACTVSLSEEAKREGRILPHIYTAPTAVPGVYKEALIVTLILSLVIICALCSVILCKRRGSMWSSSQKSRNRSDQAELGQRPADQTELGKGPAETEHLIKGAENTVQTPTEQRAAGEEFNLEAAENTVQTPTEQRAAGNDVHLKGAENTVQTPTEQSAAGNDVHLEGSENTVQTPTEQRAAGKDVHLEGAENTVQTPTEQRAAGEELNLNDWHHVKIFKVNILLDEKNAHPAIRINKGKRAHYVKEKDTEKPSRTHLHVFSEERFSSGQHYWEVKVKDGTTEKLSWYVGVARENVDKRPAVPLTPQNGFWILSYDKEQGFHVNTDPQPPITVAKLTIVGVFLDCDRHTLSFYNVDTKSLLYTFTDVKTSNYFPLLSPGRCDKIPIKIN; encoded by the exons ATGTTTACGACCTTTGGAAATCGAGGCACCATGCACTTAG GGTTGTGTCTGAGGGTGCTGATACTGGTTGCTCTCACAGTTCCCATCAGAGCAGCTCAACCTG CCCAGGAGACATTCACCTTAACTGTCCCTAATGGTCCAACCTCGACCCTGTCTGGCTCCTCGGTCTCTCTACTCTGTCAAGTTTCACCTCTCTTCAATGTGGAGCCATTGGAGGTGCGCTGGTATCATTCCAGTAACATTCACAGTCCTGCCTTGTTGTACAAAGATCACAAGATCCAGGAGACCCCTGTTGTCCCCCGGTACAGGGGCCGGGTGTCTCTAActggggggatggagagagggaacgtTTCCCTGACACTGGAGAGGGTCACACTGGAAGACAGGGGGGAGTATGTGTGTCAAGTCAGCAGTGAACAGTGGTATGAAAAGGCCAGTGTCTTCCTCACAGTGAATG TAACAGGTAGAGAACCAGTTCTCTCTGTAGCTGaagcaagaggaggaggaggaggtcaggtGAACGTTACCTGTTCATCAGAGGGATGGTCACCACAACCTAAACTCACCTGGAGAAACAAAGATGGAGCAGAGATCAGAAATGAACAAGAAGTGCTCAACACTTCTG ATCCCCAGGGCTTGGTGAGTGTCAGTAGTTGGCTGCTGTATGCTTGCTCATACTCCGATTGGCTCGCCtgtacagtctctctgtctgaggaGGCGAAGAGAGAGGGCAGAATTCTGCCACATATATACACAGCTCCTACAGCTGTACCTG GAGTCTACAAAGAGGCCTTAATTGTGACTCTGATCCTGTCTCTGGTCATcatctgtgctctgtgctctgtcaTCCTGTGCAAACGAAGAG GGTCCATGTGGTCTTCATCCCAAAAGTCCAGAAACCGTTCCG ATCAAGCTGAGCTGGGACAGAGGCCGGCAG ATCAAACTGAGCTAGGAAAGGGGCCGGCAG AGACAGAACACCTAATTAAAG GGGCAGAAAACACAGTGCAGACACCTACTGAACAGAGAGCAGCTGGTGAAGAATTCAATCTGGAAG CGGCAGAAAACACAGTGCAGACACCTACTGAACAGAGAGCAGCTGGAAATGATGTTCATCTGAAAG GGGCAGAAAACACAGTGCAGACACCTACTGAACAGAGTGCAGCTGGAAATGATGTTCATCTGGAAG GGTCAGAAAACACAGTGCAGACACCTACTGAACAGAGAGCAGCTGGAAAAGATGTTCATCTGGAAG GGGCAGAAAACACAGTGCAGACACCTACTGAACAGAGAGCAGCTGGTGAAGAACTTAATCTGAACG ATTGGCACCACGTGAAAATATTCAAAG TGAACATCCTTCTGGATGAAAAGAATGCGCACCCTGCTATTAGAATCAATAAAGGAAAGCGGGCTCATTACGTTAAAGAAAAAGATACAGAGAAACCCTCTAGAACGCATCTCCATGTGTTTTCTGAAGAGAGATTCAGTTCAGGACAACACTactgggaagtgaaggtaaaggaCGGAACAACAGAAAAACTGTCATGGTATGTTGGTGTGGCCAGAGAAAATGTTGACAAAAGACCTGCTGTTCCTTTAACTCCACAGAATGGATTTTGGATTCTTTCTTATGATAAAGAACAAGGTTTCCATGTCAATACCGACCCTCAACCACCAATAACTGTGGCAAAGCTCACTATTGTGGGAGTGTTTCTAGACTGTGACAGACACACTCTGTCTTTTTATAATGTTGATACAAAGTCACTTCTTTACACTTTTACTGATGTGAAGACATCCAACTACTTTCCTCTGCTCAGCCCGGGACGATGTGACAAAATCCCAATTAAAATAAATTGA
- the LOC118395523 gene encoding butyrophilin subfamily 3 member A1-like isoform X50, with protein sequence MFTTFGNRGTMHLGLCLRVLILVALTVPIRAAQPAQETFTLTVPNGPTSTLSGSSVSLLCQVSPLFNVEPLEVRWYHSSNIHSPALLYKDHKIQETPVVPRYRGRVSLTGGMERGNVSLTLERVTLEDRGEYVCQVSSEQWYEKASVFLTVNVTGREPVLSVAEARGGGGGQVNVTCSSEGWSPQPKLTWRNKDGAEIRNEQEVLNTSDPQGLVSVSSWLLYACSYSDWLACTVSLSEEAKREGRILPHIYTAPTAVPGVYKEALIVTLILSLVIICALCSVILCKRRGSMWSSSQKSRNRSDQAELGQRPAETEHLIKGAENTVQTPTEQRAAGEEFNLEGAENTVQTPTEQRAAGEELNLNDWHHVKIFKVNILLDEKNAHPAIRINKGKRAHYVKEKDTEKPSRTHLHVFSEERFSSGQHYWEVKVKDGTTEKLSWYVGVARENVDKRPAVPLTPQNGFWILSYDKEQGFHVNTDPQPPITVAKLTIVGVFLDCDRHTLSFYNVDTKSLLYTFTDVKTSNYFPLLSPGRCDKIPIKIN encoded by the exons ATGTTTACGACCTTTGGAAATCGAGGCACCATGCACTTAG GGTTGTGTCTGAGGGTGCTGATACTGGTTGCTCTCACAGTTCCCATCAGAGCAGCTCAACCTG CCCAGGAGACATTCACCTTAACTGTCCCTAATGGTCCAACCTCGACCCTGTCTGGCTCCTCGGTCTCTCTACTCTGTCAAGTTTCACCTCTCTTCAATGTGGAGCCATTGGAGGTGCGCTGGTATCATTCCAGTAACATTCACAGTCCTGCCTTGTTGTACAAAGATCACAAGATCCAGGAGACCCCTGTTGTCCCCCGGTACAGGGGCCGGGTGTCTCTAActggggggatggagagagggaacgtTTCCCTGACACTGGAGAGGGTCACACTGGAAGACAGGGGGGAGTATGTGTGTCAAGTCAGCAGTGAACAGTGGTATGAAAAGGCCAGTGTCTTCCTCACAGTGAATG TAACAGGTAGAGAACCAGTTCTCTCTGTAGCTGaagcaagaggaggaggaggaggtcaggtGAACGTTACCTGTTCATCAGAGGGATGGTCACCACAACCTAAACTCACCTGGAGAAACAAAGATGGAGCAGAGATCAGAAATGAACAAGAAGTGCTCAACACTTCTG ATCCCCAGGGCTTGGTGAGTGTCAGTAGTTGGCTGCTGTATGCTTGCTCATACTCCGATTGGCTCGCCtgtacagtctctctgtctgaggaGGCGAAGAGAGAGGGCAGAATTCTGCCACATATATACACAGCTCCTACAGCTGTACCTG GAGTCTACAAAGAGGCCTTAATTGTGACTCTGATCCTGTCTCTGGTCATcatctgtgctctgtgctctgtcaTCCTGTGCAAACGAAGAG GGTCCATGTGGTCTTCATCCCAAAAGTCCAGAAACCGTTCCG ATCAAGCTGAGCTGGGACAGAGGCCGGCAG AGACAGAACACCTAATTAAAG GGGCAGAAAACACAGTGCAGACACCTACTGAACAGAGAGCAGCTGGTGAAGAATTCAATCTGGAAG GGGCAGAAAACACAGTGCAGACACCTACTGAACAGAGAGCAGCTGGTGAAGAACTTAATCTGAACG ATTGGCACCACGTGAAAATATTCAAAG TGAACATCCTTCTGGATGAAAAGAATGCGCACCCTGCTATTAGAATCAATAAAGGAAAGCGGGCTCATTACGTTAAAGAAAAAGATACAGAGAAACCCTCTAGAACGCATCTCCATGTGTTTTCTGAAGAGAGATTCAGTTCAGGACAACACTactgggaagtgaaggtaaaggaCGGAACAACAGAAAAACTGTCATGGTATGTTGGTGTGGCCAGAGAAAATGTTGACAAAAGACCTGCTGTTCCTTTAACTCCACAGAATGGATTTTGGATTCTTTCTTATGATAAAGAACAAGGTTTCCATGTCAATACCGACCCTCAACCACCAATAACTGTGGCAAAGCTCACTATTGTGGGAGTGTTTCTAGACTGTGACAGACACACTCTGTCTTTTTATAATGTTGATACAAAGTCACTTCTTTACACTTTTACTGATGTGAAGACATCCAACTACTTTCCTCTGCTCAGCCCGGGACGATGTGACAAAATCCCAATTAAAATAAATTGA
- the LOC118395523 gene encoding butyrophilin subfamily 1 member A1-like isoform X9, with protein sequence MFTTFGNRGTMHLGLCLRVLILVALTVPIRAAQPAQETFTLTVPNGPTSTLSGSSVSLLCQVSPLFNVEPLEVRWYHSSNIHSPALLYKDHKIQETPVVPRYRGRVSLTGGMERGNVSLTLERVTLEDRGEYVCQVSSEQWYEKASVFLTVNVTGREPVLSVAEARGGGGGQVNVTCSSEGWSPQPKLTWRNKDGAEIRNEQEVLNTSDPQGLVSVSSWLLYACSYSDWLACTVSLSEEAKREGRILPHIYTAPTAVPGVYKEALIVTLILSLVIICALCSVILCKRRGSMWSSSQKSRNRSDQAELGQRPADQTELGKGPAETEHLIKGAENTVQTPTEQRAAGEEFNLEAAENTVQTPTEQRAAGNDVHLKGSENTVQTPTEQSAAGNDVHLEGAENTVQTPTEQSAAGNDVHLEGAENTVQTPTEQRAAGKDVHLKGSENTVQTPTEQRAAGKDVHLEGAENTVQTPTEQRAAGEELNLNDWHHVKIFKVNILLDEKNAHPAIRINKGKRAHYVKEKDTEKPSRTHLHVFSEERFSSGQHYWEVKVKDGTTEKLSWYVGVARENVDKRPAVPLTPQNGFWILSYDKEQGFHVNTDPQPPITVAKLTIVGVFLDCDRHTLSFYNVDTKSLLYTFTDVKTSNYFPLLSPGRCDKIPIKIN encoded by the exons ATGTTTACGACCTTTGGAAATCGAGGCACCATGCACTTAG GGTTGTGTCTGAGGGTGCTGATACTGGTTGCTCTCACAGTTCCCATCAGAGCAGCTCAACCTG CCCAGGAGACATTCACCTTAACTGTCCCTAATGGTCCAACCTCGACCCTGTCTGGCTCCTCGGTCTCTCTACTCTGTCAAGTTTCACCTCTCTTCAATGTGGAGCCATTGGAGGTGCGCTGGTATCATTCCAGTAACATTCACAGTCCTGCCTTGTTGTACAAAGATCACAAGATCCAGGAGACCCCTGTTGTCCCCCGGTACAGGGGCCGGGTGTCTCTAActggggggatggagagagggaacgtTTCCCTGACACTGGAGAGGGTCACACTGGAAGACAGGGGGGAGTATGTGTGTCAAGTCAGCAGTGAACAGTGGTATGAAAAGGCCAGTGTCTTCCTCACAGTGAATG TAACAGGTAGAGAACCAGTTCTCTCTGTAGCTGaagcaagaggaggaggaggaggtcaggtGAACGTTACCTGTTCATCAGAGGGATGGTCACCACAACCTAAACTCACCTGGAGAAACAAAGATGGAGCAGAGATCAGAAATGAACAAGAAGTGCTCAACACTTCTG ATCCCCAGGGCTTGGTGAGTGTCAGTAGTTGGCTGCTGTATGCTTGCTCATACTCCGATTGGCTCGCCtgtacagtctctctgtctgaggaGGCGAAGAGAGAGGGCAGAATTCTGCCACATATATACACAGCTCCTACAGCTGTACCTG GAGTCTACAAAGAGGCCTTAATTGTGACTCTGATCCTGTCTCTGGTCATcatctgtgctctgtgctctgtcaTCCTGTGCAAACGAAGAG GGTCCATGTGGTCTTCATCCCAAAAGTCCAGAAACCGTTCCG ATCAAGCTGAGCTGGGACAGAGGCCGGCAG ATCAAACTGAGCTAGGAAAGGGGCCGGCAG AGACAGAACACCTAATTAAAG GGGCAGAAAACACAGTGCAGACACCTACTGAACAGAGAGCAGCTGGTGAAGAATTCAATCTGGAAG CGGCAGAAAACACAGTGCAGACACCTACTGAACAGAGAGCAGCTGGAAATGATGTTCATCTGAAAG GGTCAGAAAACACAGTGCAGACACCTACTGAACAGAGTGCAGCTGGAAATGATGTTCATCTGGAAG GGGCAGAAAACACAGTGCAGACACCTACTGAACAGAGTGCAGCTGGAAATGATGTTCATCTGGAAG GGGCAGAAAACACAGTGCAGACACCTACTGAACAGAGAGCAGCTGGAAAAGATGTTCATCTGAAAG GGTCAGAAAACACAGTGCAGACACCTACTGAACAGAGAGCAGCTGGAAAAGATGTTCATCTGGAAG GGGCAGAAAACACAGTGCAGACACCTACTGAACAGAGAGCAGCTGGTGAAGAACTTAATCTGAACG ATTGGCACCACGTGAAAATATTCAAAG TGAACATCCTTCTGGATGAAAAGAATGCGCACCCTGCTATTAGAATCAATAAAGGAAAGCGGGCTCATTACGTTAAAGAAAAAGATACAGAGAAACCCTCTAGAACGCATCTCCATGTGTTTTCTGAAGAGAGATTCAGTTCAGGACAACACTactgggaagtgaaggtaaaggaCGGAACAACAGAAAAACTGTCATGGTATGTTGGTGTGGCCAGAGAAAATGTTGACAAAAGACCTGCTGTTCCTTTAACTCCACAGAATGGATTTTGGATTCTTTCTTATGATAAAGAACAAGGTTTCCATGTCAATACCGACCCTCAACCACCAATAACTGTGGCAAAGCTCACTATTGTGGGAGTGTTTCTAGACTGTGACAGACACACTCTGTCTTTTTATAATGTTGATACAAAGTCACTTCTTTACACTTTTACTGATGTGAAGACATCCAACTACTTTCCTCTGCTCAGCCCGGGACGATGTGACAAAATCCCAATTAAAATAAATTGA
- the LOC118395523 gene encoding butyrophilin subfamily 1 member A1-like isoform X37 — translation MFTTFGNRGTMHLGLCLRVLILVALTVPIRAAQPAQETFTLTVPNGPTSTLSGSSVSLLCQVSPLFNVEPLEVRWYHSSNIHSPALLYKDHKIQETPVVPRYRGRVSLTGGMERGNVSLTLERVTLEDRGEYVCQVSSEQWYEKASVFLTVNVTGREPVLSVAEARGGGGGQVNVTCSSEGWSPQPKLTWRNKDGAEIRNEQEVLNTSDPQGLVSVSSWLLYACSYSDWLACTVSLSEEAKREGRILPHIYTAPTAVPGVYKEALIVTLILSLVIICALCSVILCKRRGSMWSSSQKSRNRSDQAELGQRPADQTELGKGPAETEHLIKGAENTVQTPTEQRAAGEEFNLEGAENTVQTPTEQRAAGKDVHLKGSENTVQTPTEQRAAGKDVHLEGAENTVQTPTEQRAAGEELNLNDWHHVKIFKVNILLDEKNAHPAIRINKGKRAHYVKEKDTEKPSRTHLHVFSEERFSSGQHYWEVKVKDGTTEKLSWYVGVARENVDKRPAVPLTPQNGFWILSYDKEQGFHVNTDPQPPITVAKLTIVGVFLDCDRHTLSFYNVDTKSLLYTFTDVKTSNYFPLLSPGRCDKIPIKIN, via the exons ATGTTTACGACCTTTGGAAATCGAGGCACCATGCACTTAG GGTTGTGTCTGAGGGTGCTGATACTGGTTGCTCTCACAGTTCCCATCAGAGCAGCTCAACCTG CCCAGGAGACATTCACCTTAACTGTCCCTAATGGTCCAACCTCGACCCTGTCTGGCTCCTCGGTCTCTCTACTCTGTCAAGTTTCACCTCTCTTCAATGTGGAGCCATTGGAGGTGCGCTGGTATCATTCCAGTAACATTCACAGTCCTGCCTTGTTGTACAAAGATCACAAGATCCAGGAGACCCCTGTTGTCCCCCGGTACAGGGGCCGGGTGTCTCTAActggggggatggagagagggaacgtTTCCCTGACACTGGAGAGGGTCACACTGGAAGACAGGGGGGAGTATGTGTGTCAAGTCAGCAGTGAACAGTGGTATGAAAAGGCCAGTGTCTTCCTCACAGTGAATG TAACAGGTAGAGAACCAGTTCTCTCTGTAGCTGaagcaagaggaggaggaggaggtcaggtGAACGTTACCTGTTCATCAGAGGGATGGTCACCACAACCTAAACTCACCTGGAGAAACAAAGATGGAGCAGAGATCAGAAATGAACAAGAAGTGCTCAACACTTCTG ATCCCCAGGGCTTGGTGAGTGTCAGTAGTTGGCTGCTGTATGCTTGCTCATACTCCGATTGGCTCGCCtgtacagtctctctgtctgaggaGGCGAAGAGAGAGGGCAGAATTCTGCCACATATATACACAGCTCCTACAGCTGTACCTG GAGTCTACAAAGAGGCCTTAATTGTGACTCTGATCCTGTCTCTGGTCATcatctgtgctctgtgctctgtcaTCCTGTGCAAACGAAGAG GGTCCATGTGGTCTTCATCCCAAAAGTCCAGAAACCGTTCCG ATCAAGCTGAGCTGGGACAGAGGCCGGCAG ATCAAACTGAGCTAGGAAAGGGGCCGGCAG AGACAGAACACCTAATTAAAG GGGCAGAAAACACAGTGCAGACACCTACTGAACAGAGAGCAGCTGGTGAAGAATTCAATCTGGAAG GGGCAGAAAACACAGTGCAGACACCTACTGAACAGAGAGCAGCTGGAAAAGATGTTCATCTGAAAG GGTCAGAAAACACAGTGCAGACACCTACTGAACAGAGAGCAGCTGGAAAAGATGTTCATCTGGAAG GGGCAGAAAACACAGTGCAGACACCTACTGAACAGAGAGCAGCTGGTGAAGAACTTAATCTGAACG ATTGGCACCACGTGAAAATATTCAAAG TGAACATCCTTCTGGATGAAAAGAATGCGCACCCTGCTATTAGAATCAATAAAGGAAAGCGGGCTCATTACGTTAAAGAAAAAGATACAGAGAAACCCTCTAGAACGCATCTCCATGTGTTTTCTGAAGAGAGATTCAGTTCAGGACAACACTactgggaagtgaaggtaaaggaCGGAACAACAGAAAAACTGTCATGGTATGTTGGTGTGGCCAGAGAAAATGTTGACAAAAGACCTGCTGTTCCTTTAACTCCACAGAATGGATTTTGGATTCTTTCTTATGATAAAGAACAAGGTTTCCATGTCAATACCGACCCTCAACCACCAATAACTGTGGCAAAGCTCACTATTGTGGGAGTGTTTCTAGACTGTGACAGACACACTCTGTCTTTTTATAATGTTGATACAAAGTCACTTCTTTACACTTTTACTGATGTGAAGACATCCAACTACTTTCCTCTGCTCAGCCCGGGACGATGTGACAAAATCCCAATTAAAATAAATTGA